Proteins from a genomic interval of Diaminobutyricimonas aerilata:
- a CDS encoding HRDC domain-containing protein, whose product MPSVTDAPLEQAPHEPVIVIDTREGYLDAVRRIAEGEGPVAVDAERASGFRYSQRAYLIQIYRRGAGVFLFDPPAIGRFDELAEVIRDEEWVLHAASQDLACLREVGLEPTRLFDTELGARLAGLPRVGLGTVVEDLLGIHLAKEHSAADWSTRPLPQSWLVYAALDVELLVDLRDRMAELLASSDKTDIAEQEFHAVLTRETKPARTDPWRRLSGLHAVRGSRGLAVARELWNARDEYAREVDTAPGRLLPDASITAVARTLPRTKRDLASLKEFTGRASRSQLDRWWEAVERGLTTEDLPKQRVPGDTLPPPRAWADRNPEADRRLKAARSLVAGLAEQRELPVENLLTPEALRRVAWTPPMPLELESLRAALAEHGARPWQIDATAQTILDAFVEADQTPSSDDEPAS is encoded by the coding sequence GTCGCGGTCGACGCCGAGCGGGCCTCCGGCTTCCGGTATTCGCAGCGCGCCTATCTCATCCAGATCTACCGCCGCGGCGCCGGCGTGTTCCTCTTCGATCCGCCCGCGATCGGACGGTTCGACGAACTCGCGGAGGTCATCCGCGACGAGGAGTGGGTGCTGCACGCCGCGAGCCAGGACCTCGCGTGTCTGCGCGAGGTGGGGCTCGAACCCACCCGCCTCTTCGACACCGAACTCGGTGCCCGGCTCGCCGGACTGCCGCGGGTGGGTCTCGGCACCGTCGTCGAGGACCTGCTCGGCATCCATCTCGCGAAGGAGCACTCCGCGGCGGACTGGTCGACGCGCCCGCTCCCGCAATCGTGGCTCGTGTACGCGGCGCTCGACGTCGAGCTGCTCGTGGATCTGCGCGATCGGATGGCGGAGCTGCTCGCCTCGTCCGACAAGACCGACATCGCCGAGCAGGAGTTCCACGCGGTGCTCACGCGGGAGACGAAGCCCGCCCGCACCGACCCGTGGCGCCGGCTCTCCGGACTGCACGCGGTGCGCGGCTCCCGCGGTCTCGCCGTCGCCCGCGAGCTCTGGAACGCCCGCGACGAGTACGCCCGCGAGGTCGACACGGCACCCGGCCGGCTGCTCCCCGACGCCTCGATCACCGCGGTCGCGCGCACGCTCCCCCGCACCAAGCGCGACCTCGCGAGCCTCAAGGAGTTCACCGGACGCGCGAGCCGCAGCCAGCTCGATCGCTGGTGGGAGGCCGTCGAACGCGGACTCACCACCGAGGACCTGCCGAAGCAACGGGTCCCCGGCGACACCCTCCCGCCGCCGCGCGCGTGGGCCGACCGCAACCCGGAGGCCGACCGCCGGCTCAAGGCAGCCCGGTCGCTCGTCGCCGGACTGGCGGAGCAACGGGAGCTGCCCGTCGAGAACCTGCTCACCCCCGAGGCGCTCCGCCGCGTCGCCTGGACTCCCCCGATGCCGCTCGAGCTCGAGAGCCTCCGGGCGGCCCTCGCCGAGCACGGCGCGCGCCCGTGGCAGATTGACGCAACCGCACAGACGATCCTCGATGCCTTTGTAGAGGCAGACCAAACGCCGTCGAGCGACGACGAGCCGGCTTCGTAG
- a CDS encoding thiolase family protein, with translation MAANTEVVFVDGVRTPFGRAGEKGMYWNTRADDLIVKAMIGLLERNPNVPKDRIDDVAIAATTQQGDQGLTLGRTAAILAGLPKTVPGYAIDRMCAGAMTSVTTVAGAIAFGAYDLAIAGGVEHMGRHPMGFGADPNPRFLSERLVSEDALNMGKTAERIHDRFPHLTKERSDRFAMNSQRKVAAAYEANRIQPDLVPVAIRSDEGWGLATRDELMRPETTMEGLAGLRTPFRPHGRVTAGNSSGLTDGATVSLIASADAAKELGLTVKMKMVSFAFSGVDPEIMGIGPVPSTEKALRKAGLTIDDIGLFDLNEAFAVQVLALLDHFGIDDDDPRVNPWGGAIALGHPLASSGVRLMIQLARQFEEHPEVRYGLTAMCVGLGQGGSVIWENPHYTGKRKK, from the coding sequence GTGGCCGCGAATACCGAGGTCGTCTTCGTAGACGGCGTCCGGACCCCGTTCGGCAGAGCGGGTGAGAAGGGCATGTACTGGAACACCCGCGCCGACGATCTCATCGTCAAGGCGATGATCGGACTGCTGGAACGCAATCCGAACGTTCCCAAGGACCGCATCGACGACGTCGCGATCGCCGCCACCACCCAGCAGGGCGACCAGGGGCTGACCCTCGGCCGCACGGCCGCGATCCTCGCCGGTCTGCCGAAGACCGTGCCCGGCTACGCGATCGACCGGATGTGCGCCGGCGCCATGACGAGCGTCACGACGGTCGCCGGCGCGATCGCCTTCGGCGCCTACGACCTCGCGATCGCCGGCGGCGTCGAGCACATGGGACGCCACCCGATGGGGTTCGGTGCCGACCCGAACCCGCGGTTCCTCTCGGAGCGCCTCGTGAGCGAGGACGCCCTCAACATGGGCAAGACCGCCGAGCGCATCCACGACCGTTTCCCTCACCTCACCAAGGAACGCTCCGACCGCTTCGCCATGAACAGCCAGCGCAAGGTCGCGGCGGCCTACGAGGCCAACCGCATCCAGCCGGACCTCGTGCCCGTCGCGATCCGCAGCGACGAGGGGTGGGGTCTTGCGACGCGCGACGAACTCATGCGACCCGAGACCACGATGGAGGGCCTCGCCGGGCTGCGTACGCCGTTCCGGCCGCACGGCCGCGTCACGGCGGGCAACTCGTCCGGACTCACCGACGGGGCGACCGTCTCGCTCATCGCGAGCGCCGACGCCGCGAAGGAGCTCGGCCTCACCGTCAAGATGAAGATGGTGAGCTTCGCGTTCTCCGGCGTCGACCCGGAGATCATGGGCATCGGCCCGGTGCCCTCGACCGAGAAGGCGCTGCGCAAGGCGGGGCTCACGATCGACGACATCGGATTGTTCGACCTCAATGAGGCGTTCGCCGTGCAAGTGCTCGCTCTTCTCGACCACTTCGGCATCGACGACGACGATCCTCGCGTGAACCCGTGGGGCGGCGCGATCGCCCTCGGTCATCCGCTCGCCTCGTCGGGTGTCCGGCTCATGATCCAGCTGGCGCGTCAGTTCGAGGAACACCCCGAGGTGCGCTACGGACTCACCGCGATGTGCGTCGGCCTCGGCCAGGGCGGATCGGTCATCTGGGAGAACCCGCACTACACCGGGAAGAGGAAGAAGTGA
- a CDS encoding 3-hydroxyacyl-CoA dehydrogenase NAD-binding domain-containing protein — MTDTTTRFDRLAELSTDEVVTHSFVRDVPLRSGRTLALVTLDNGRDHTRPNTLGPASLLEFASVMDALTERARAGEIHGVAVTGKPFILAAGADLSKVSEIPDRETGKQMAQLGHWALGKLSELGVPSFVFINGLALGGGVEIGLNADYRTIDRSIPALALPEVFLGIIPGWGGAWLLPNLIGIENALKVIIENPLKQNRTLKGQEAFELGIADAIFEPANFLEDSLKWADGVIGGQITVKRPHQPGKLERAIKWDAAIGIARKTLQSRIGEVAESPYRALELIKAAKNTDKATGFAAEDDALADLISGDQFRASIYAFNLVQKRAKKPAGAPDKALARPVTKVGVLGAGLMASQFALLFVRRLQVPVVITDLDQARVDKGLEYIRGEIDALLQKGRISPDDANRLNALVTGTTDKADFADCDWVIEAVFEELEVKQQVFAEVEQHISPDAILATNTSSLSVERIGAKLAHPERVVGFHFFNPVAVMPLIEVVRTPATTDETLATAMAVAAKLKKNAVLVKDAPGFVVNRILAKLLGEAMHAVDSGTPFKVVDESITPFGLPMAPFELLELVGLKVGAHVLDTHHAAFPDRFFASENLHRLAEHGRIFERDAKGKIKGYDKQAERIVAGGTAPLTGEQLLRRIEDGLADEVKRMLDDGVVSAPEDIDLCLILGAGYPFQMGGVTPYLDRVGASQRVFGDTFHHPPIRGVR; from the coding sequence GTGACCGACACCACGACGCGGTTCGACCGTCTGGCGGAGCTCTCGACCGACGAGGTCGTCACCCACTCCTTCGTGCGCGACGTGCCCCTGCGGAGCGGTCGCACCCTCGCCCTCGTGACCCTCGACAACGGGCGCGACCACACCCGTCCGAACACCCTCGGCCCGGCATCGCTGCTCGAGTTCGCGAGCGTGATGGACGCCCTCACCGAGCGGGCACGCGCGGGCGAGATCCACGGGGTCGCGGTGACGGGCAAACCGTTCATCCTCGCCGCCGGTGCCGATCTGTCGAAGGTCAGCGAGATCCCGGATCGCGAGACCGGCAAGCAGATGGCGCAACTCGGACACTGGGCACTCGGCAAGCTGAGCGAGCTCGGCGTGCCGTCGTTCGTGTTCATCAACGGGCTCGCGCTCGGCGGCGGCGTCGAGATCGGGTTGAACGCGGACTACCGCACGATCGACCGCAGCATCCCCGCCCTCGCGCTGCCCGAGGTCTTCCTCGGCATCATCCCCGGCTGGGGCGGAGCGTGGCTGCTGCCGAACCTCATCGGCATCGAGAACGCGCTCAAGGTCATCATCGAGAACCCGCTCAAGCAGAACCGCACCCTCAAGGGGCAGGAGGCGTTCGAGCTCGGCATCGCCGACGCGATCTTCGAACCGGCGAACTTCCTCGAGGACTCGCTCAAGTGGGCGGACGGCGTCATCGGCGGACAGATCACCGTGAAGCGCCCCCACCAGCCCGGCAAGCTCGAGCGGGCGATCAAGTGGGACGCGGCGATCGGCATCGCCCGCAAGACGCTGCAGAGCCGCATCGGCGAGGTCGCCGAGTCGCCCTACCGGGCGCTCGAGCTCATCAAGGCGGCCAAGAACACCGACAAGGCGACCGGGTTCGCGGCCGAGGACGACGCCCTCGCCGACCTCATCTCCGGCGACCAGTTCCGCGCGAGCATCTACGCGTTCAACCTCGTGCAGAAGCGCGCGAAGAAACCGGCGGGAGCCCCCGACAAGGCGCTCGCCCGACCGGTGACCAAGGTCGGCGTGCTCGGCGCCGGTCTCATGGCGAGCCAGTTCGCGCTGCTCTTCGTGCGCCGCCTGCAGGTGCCGGTCGTCATCACCGACCTCGACCAGGCGCGGGTCGACAAGGGCCTCGAGTACATCCGCGGCGAGATCGACGCGCTGCTGCAGAAGGGGCGCATCTCCCCCGACGACGCGAACCGGCTGAACGCCCTCGTCACCGGCACGACCGACAAGGCCGACTTCGCCGACTGCGACTGGGTCATCGAGGCCGTGTTCGAGGAGCTCGAGGTCAAGCAGCAGGTGTTCGCCGAGGTGGAGCAGCACATCTCCCCCGACGCGATCCTCGCGACGAACACCTCCTCGCTCTCTGTCGAGCGGATCGGCGCGAAGCTCGCCCACCCCGAGCGCGTGGTCGGCTTCCACTTCTTCAACCCGGTCGCGGTCATGCCGCTCATCGAGGTCGTGCGTACGCCGGCGACCACCGACGAGACGCTCGCGACCGCCATGGCCGTCGCCGCGAAGCTGAAGAAGAACGCCGTACTCGTGAAGGACGCCCCCGGCTTCGTCGTCAACCGCATCCTCGCCAAGCTCCTCGGCGAGGCGATGCACGCCGTCGACTCCGGCACGCCGTTCAAGGTCGTCGACGAGTCCATCACCCCGTTCGGACTTCCGATGGCGCCGTTCGAACTGCTCGAACTCGTCGGGCTCAAGGTGGGGGCCCACGTGCTCGACACGCACCACGCCGCGTTCCCGGATCGGTTCTTCGCGAGCGAGAACCTGCACCGCCTCGCCGAGCACGGGCGGATCTTCGAACGCGACGCCAAGGGCAAGATCAAGGGCTACGACAAGCAGGCCGAGCGGATCGTCGCGGGGGGCACCGCCCCGCTCACCGGCGAGCAGCTGCTGCGGCGCATCGAGGACGGTCTCGCCGACGAGGTCAAGCGGATGCTCGACGACGGGGTCGTCTCGGCACCCGAGGACATCGACCTCTGCCTCATCCTCGGAGCGGGCTACCCGTTCCAGATGGGCGGGGTGACCCCGTACCTCGATCGCGTCGGTGCGTCGCAGCGGGTGTTCGGCGACACGTTCCACCACCCGCCGATCCGCGGAGTGCGCTGA
- a CDS encoding helix-turn-helix transcriptional regulator: protein MGSSTGQARMVGRDAEWATLRRLADESARGSARLAVIGGEAGIGKSRLVEEFTAALPSGTLVLRGQCAGAVSVPYAPFARVVRGLVAELGLDTVLDAAGANRPTLETLLDGGTPQGTLDERLGVDRLNGAVTNLFEHLSADRSLVVVIEDVHWADPASLELIRFLARVLVDGAVLFVLTYRSDDVPRGHPLRPLLADLDRNRRAERVLLPRLTAAQVRAQAYSLLGAVPTGDHVRRLVERSEGVPFFVEELVATGRALDRGQVPESLRDVLLARYEALDDSAQRVVRVLAAGGGRVDHDLLAIVSGEAPDRLERALRDAIDAGVIVVDGHGYDFRHALVRDAVHAELLPGESVRFHTAYAHALETGGSDSSTRVTRSVLLSFHWSQAHDSERTFSASIEAMQASHAAFAYASAAQMAERALELWDRVDDPVASSGMSHVDLLARAAALWRNAGDIPRAIAILDSALAEVGDSDRARAAALLRDKAAALGFDGRPSAIEVYEQALAHALQVDDATLRVSILAPLAAQYMVTGRIDEAVAAADRALEEAPPGAARHASVAANVRGSTRLQNGRIAEGEADLELAKRLAGEERGPLLRYYVNASDAMQLLGRFERALDIASEGYEMARRVGVERTTGAVLAVNSIDPLFSLGDWDRADRLIETALELDPPPVFRVYLRRAHIRSVLWRGDPEGAWQLVQKWRASIDELGRFEEQTRAGMALDVADVAFARGDLDSAWEAASILLESRVASPGWELPLAGTAARVLAARRAHGTDPARAAADEQRLRSALDRSALWPSLPFWSAVVDAELSGPAGTGDDPEAWRRAVAAAQAPEAPALGRLQCRLGLARALTAHGDRAEARRELADLHEQATAVGCALIARWADELAERIAPSAPRTTGENELTAREQQVLDLIAAGASNAEIGRRLYISVKTVSVHVSAILRKLGATSRTEAVHRALGASTDDRRVGGSP from the coding sequence GTGGGATCCTCAACCGGGCAGGCGCGGATGGTGGGTCGCGACGCCGAATGGGCGACGCTCCGCCGTCTCGCGGACGAGAGCGCCCGCGGCAGCGCCCGCCTCGCCGTGATCGGCGGCGAGGCTGGCATCGGCAAGTCGCGCCTCGTCGAGGAGTTCACCGCGGCCCTCCCCTCCGGAACACTCGTGCTCCGCGGACAGTGCGCCGGCGCCGTGAGCGTGCCGTACGCGCCGTTCGCGCGCGTCGTGCGCGGACTCGTCGCCGAACTCGGACTCGACACCGTCCTCGACGCGGCCGGAGCGAACCGCCCGACGCTCGAGACCCTTCTCGACGGCGGCACCCCGCAAGGCACCCTCGATGAGCGACTCGGGGTCGATCGGCTGAACGGGGCCGTCACGAACCTCTTCGAGCACCTCTCCGCCGACCGGTCGCTCGTCGTCGTCATCGAAGACGTGCACTGGGCCGATCCGGCGTCGCTCGAGCTCATCCGGTTCCTCGCCCGGGTGCTCGTCGACGGTGCCGTGCTCTTCGTGCTGACCTATCGCAGCGATGACGTCCCGCGCGGACATCCGCTGCGCCCGCTGCTCGCGGATCTCGACCGCAACCGTCGCGCGGAACGTGTCCTGCTGCCACGCCTCACCGCCGCACAGGTGCGAGCGCAGGCGTACAGCCTGCTGGGCGCGGTCCCGACCGGCGATCACGTGCGACGCCTGGTGGAACGCAGCGAGGGGGTGCCGTTCTTCGTCGAGGAGCTCGTCGCCACCGGGCGCGCGCTCGACCGTGGCCAGGTGCCCGAATCGTTGCGCGACGTGCTGCTCGCCCGATACGAAGCGCTGGACGACTCGGCCCAGCGGGTCGTCCGGGTGCTCGCCGCCGGTGGCGGGCGGGTCGACCACGACCTGCTCGCGATCGTGAGCGGCGAGGCTCCGGACCGGCTCGAACGGGCGCTGCGCGACGCGATCGACGCGGGCGTCATCGTCGTCGATGGCCACGGCTACGACTTCCGGCATGCGCTCGTGCGAGACGCGGTGCACGCCGAGCTGCTCCCCGGGGAGAGCGTGCGGTTCCACACCGCCTACGCGCACGCGCTCGAGACGGGCGGCTCCGACTCCTCGACGCGGGTGACGCGGTCGGTGCTGCTGTCGTTCCACTGGAGCCAGGCGCACGACAGTGAACGCACCTTCAGCGCCTCGATCGAGGCGATGCAGGCCAGCCACGCCGCCTTCGCGTACGCGAGCGCCGCCCAGATGGCCGAGCGCGCGCTCGAGCTGTGGGACCGCGTCGACGATCCCGTTGCCTCGTCGGGGATGAGTCACGTCGATCTGCTCGCGCGGGCCGCCGCGTTGTGGCGCAACGCCGGCGACATCCCGCGGGCCATCGCGATCCTCGACTCCGCTCTCGCCGAGGTCGGCGACAGCGACCGGGCGCGCGCGGCGGCCCTTCTGCGCGACAAGGCCGCCGCGCTCGGATTCGACGGGCGCCCCTCGGCGATCGAGGTCTACGAACAGGCACTCGCCCATGCCCTCCAGGTGGACGACGCGACGCTGCGGGTGAGCATCCTCGCCCCACTCGCCGCGCAGTACATGGTGACCGGCCGTATCGACGAGGCGGTCGCCGCCGCCGACCGAGCGCTCGAGGAGGCGCCGCCGGGAGCCGCCCGGCACGCCTCCGTCGCGGCGAACGTGCGGGGCAGCACGCGCCTGCAGAACGGACGCATCGCCGAGGGCGAGGCCGACCTCGAGCTCGCCAAGCGGCTCGCCGGCGAGGAACGCGGACCGCTGCTGCGCTACTACGTCAACGCCTCGGACGCGATGCAGCTGCTCGGACGGTTCGAGCGGGCGCTCGACATCGCGAGCGAGGGGTACGAGATGGCCCGCCGGGTGGGCGTCGAACGGACGACCGGGGCGGTGCTTGCCGTCAACTCGATCGACCCGTTGTTCAGCCTCGGCGACTGGGACCGGGCGGACCGTCTGATCGAGACGGCGCTCGAGCTCGATCCGCCGCCGGTCTTCCGCGTCTACCTGCGGCGCGCGCACATCCGTTCGGTGCTGTGGCGAGGCGATCCGGAGGGCGCGTGGCAGCTCGTGCAGAAGTGGCGCGCGTCGATCGACGAGCTGGGTCGATTCGAAGAGCAGACCCGCGCGGGCATGGCGCTCGATGTCGCCGACGTCGCCTTCGCCCGGGGCGACCTCGACTCCGCGTGGGAGGCGGCGTCCATCCTGCTCGAGAGCCGCGTGGCCTCACCGGGCTGGGAACTGCCCCTCGCGGGGACGGCCGCCCGCGTGCTCGCCGCACGGCGTGCCCACGGCACGGATCCGGCGCGAGCGGCTGCCGACGAACAGCGACTGCGCTCCGCCCTCGACCGGTCCGCGCTGTGGCCGAGCCTGCCCTTCTGGTCCGCCGTCGTCGACGCCGAGCTCTCGGGACCGGCGGGCACCGGCGACGACCCGGAGGCATGGCGCCGCGCCGTCGCCGCCGCGCAGGCCCCCGAAGCTCCCGCGCTCGGCCGTTTGCAGTGCCGACTCGGACTCGCGCGAGCACTCACCGCCCACGGAGACCGTGCCGAGGCGCGGCGGGAGCTCGCCGACCTGCACGAACAGGCGACTGCGGTCGGATGCGCGCTCATCGCACGCTGGGCCGACGAACTGGCCGAACGCATCGCCCCGAGTGCCCCACGCACGACCGGCGAGAACGAGCTCACCGCGCGGGAGCAACAGGTGCTCGACCTCATCGCCGCAGGCGCGAGCAACGCCGAGATCGGGAGACGCCTCTACATCAGCGTGAAGACGGTGAGCGTGCACGTGTCGGCGATCCTGCGCAAGCTCGGCGCCACGAGCCGCACCGAGGCGGTGCACCGCGCGCTCGGGGCGTCCACGGATGACCGGCGTGTCGGCGGCTCACCGTAG
- a CDS encoding dihydrofolate reductase family protein — protein sequence MTRVQYYVASSLDGFIAAPGDDLDWLLAFGFEEFQEGYDAFFAEVGAIVMGSRTYEFIRDSGEEWAYASTPAWVLTTRELTSIPGADIRFSSAPPAEVHAEATAAANGRNIWVVGGGVVAAQWAEAGLLDEMLVTYMPVVLGRGAPLLPLSATRTGLTLERTRSYPSGALEVVYRF from the coding sequence ATGACTCGTGTTCAGTACTACGTCGCCTCGTCCCTCGACGGATTCATCGCCGCCCCGGGCGACGACCTCGACTGGTTGCTCGCGTTCGGCTTCGAGGAGTTCCAGGAGGGCTACGACGCGTTCTTCGCCGAGGTGGGAGCGATCGTCATGGGATCGCGCACCTACGAGTTCATCCGCGACTCCGGCGAGGAGTGGGCCTACGCGTCGACACCCGCGTGGGTGCTCACGACGCGCGAACTGACCTCCATCCCGGGTGCCGACATCCGCTTCTCGTCCGCGCCCCCGGCTGAGGTGCACGCCGAGGCGACGGCGGCCGCGAACGGACGCAACATCTGGGTCGTCGGCGGCGGCGTCGTCGCCGCACAGTGGGCCGAGGCAGGTCTGCTCGACGAGATGCTCGTGACGTACATGCCCGTCGTGCTCGGCCGCGGCGCTCCCCTGCTGCCGCTCTCGGCGACGCGTACGGGGCTCACGCTCGAGCGCACCCGCAGCTACCCGTCCGGCGCCCTCGAGGTGGTGTACCGGTTCTGA
- a CDS encoding HEAT repeat domain-containing protein has protein sequence MAPIIERCAVEPDFYVRDMLTWALTRHDPARTVDLLLAELASPTPQARSQALHTLSKIGDRRAWSAITVELLHDDDDEVARAAWRTAVGLVPDGERTSLAELLATQLGRGGLELQRSLSRALLGLGDAASPVVTAAMTDRRPGVRAHALATERLLRDPDEDFAAALHEARWVVALRAAPDWTE, from the coding sequence GTGGCGCCGATCATCGAACGGTGCGCCGTCGAACCCGATTTCTACGTGCGCGACATGCTCACCTGGGCGCTCACGCGTCACGATCCTGCTCGGACCGTCGACCTGTTGCTCGCCGAACTGGCCTCCCCCACGCCGCAAGCGCGCAGCCAGGCGTTGCACACGCTCTCGAAGATCGGCGATCGACGAGCGTGGTCGGCGATCACCGTCGAGCTGCTGCACGACGATGATGACGAAGTCGCTCGCGCCGCGTGGCGCACCGCCGTGGGCCTCGTTCCGGACGGCGAGAGGACCTCTCTCGCTGAACTGCTCGCGACCCAACTGGGTCGCGGAGGACTCGAGCTGCAACGCAGTCTGAGCCGCGCCCTCCTCGGACTCGGCGATGCGGCCTCGCCTGTCGTGACTGCCGCGATGACGGATCGCCGACCCGGCGTGCGCGCTCACGCCCTCGCCACCGAGCGACTTCTGCGCGACCCCGACGAGGATTTCGCCGCCGCCCTCCACGAGGCCCGCTGGGTCGTCGCGCTCCGCGCCGCGCCCGACTGGACGGAGTGA
- a CDS encoding HEAT repeat domain-containing protein has product MLIGEVSARSGISTRMLRHYDRVGLLSPSGREHGAYRRYSDDDVRRLFYIESLRSLGLTLREVALALADPSFDPASVVERLLVGTRARLARERELLDRLERVHASAPDAWSDVLRTVGLVRGLDAEDPSTRQRIVLSGEAAAPADVARLAEAALRETDPNAAGALDWALARIGESAVPLLVAALDSSDPDRRRRAIEALAKHPSPEAEGALVQSLRHVDPVVRARAALASGARGVLEAVPLLLALVADGRGDVEASEVLGSLAVRHGQADAVARLIADESVGAPDAARVRLAAALAEVPGSIAASILTAFASDPDPRVAGTATFLLAARSPEG; this is encoded by the coding sequence GTGCTGATCGGGGAGGTCTCCGCACGATCCGGCATCAGCACGCGGATGCTGCGGCACTACGACCGCGTCGGCCTGCTGTCGCCCTCGGGTCGGGAGCACGGCGCCTATCGCCGCTACTCCGACGACGACGTGCGGCGCCTGTTCTACATCGAGAGCCTGCGCTCCCTCGGCCTCACGCTCCGCGAGGTCGCGCTCGCCCTCGCCGACCCCTCGTTCGATCCGGCGTCCGTCGTGGAACGGCTCCTCGTCGGTACCCGTGCACGGCTCGCTCGCGAGCGGGAACTGCTCGACCGACTCGAGCGGGTCCACGCGAGCGCGCCCGACGCGTGGTCGGATGTGCTGCGCACCGTCGGGCTCGTTCGCGGACTCGACGCCGAGGACCCATCGACACGGCAGCGCATCGTGCTGTCGGGTGAGGCCGCAGCGCCGGCGGACGTCGCGCGCCTCGCAGAGGCCGCGCTACGCGAGACGGATCCGAATGCGGCTGGGGCTCTCGATTGGGCACTCGCCCGCATCGGCGAGAGCGCGGTCCCGCTGCTCGTGGCAGCCCTCGACTCCTCCGACCCCGACCGCAGACGGCGCGCGATCGAGGCCCTCGCGAAGCACCCGTCGCCCGAGGCGGAAGGCGCGCTCGTGCAGTCACTGCGGCACGTCGATCCGGTCGTGCGTGCACGGGCGGCTCTCGCGAGCGGCGCGCGCGGCGTGCTCGAGGCGGTGCCGCTGTTGCTCGCTCTCGTGGCCGACGGGCGCGGCGATGTCGAGGCATCCGAGGTGCTCGGCTCTCTCGCGGTCCGCCACGGGCAAGCGGATGCGGTCGCCCGCTTGATCGCCGACGAGTCGGTCGGCGCGCCCGATGCGGCCCGCGTGCGGCTCGCGGCAGCGCTCGCGGAGGTGCCGGGTTCGATCGCGGCGTCGATCCTCACCGCCTTCGCGAGCGACCCGGACCCGAGGGTGGCGGGCACCGCGACGTTCCTCCTCGCGGCACGGTCGCCCGAGGGGTGA